A stretch of DNA from Variovorax paradoxus:
GTCGTGCTGGTCAAGCTGTGCGAGGGCGCCGAGCGCCCGGACTACATCGCCGCGCGCGCCGACATCTCGCCCGGCCTGTTCTCGGCGGAGATTCCGCTCGACAAGCTCCAGCAGCTCGAAGCCGACCCGGCCGTCGAATCGGTCGAGCTCTCGCGCCGCCTGCCCAACATCTCCTGACACGCGGCCCAACCGGGCCGCTCCCTTCGCGCGTGCCGTGCCGGCAGGCGCCCGCACACGCGTGCACGACAACCCCTCCCAAGGAACATCCATGAGAGTGCTCGACGATGCCGCGCGCGCGGCGGTCCGTTCGGTGATCGCGGCCCATCAGGCAGAGCTGACCGGTTTGCCCGGCTACGTGGCGGCGGAGCCGGGCTTTCCGTTGGTCGATGGCCGGTTCCTGCGCGAGCCTGCCGTGATCGTGCTGGTCGACCGCAAGCGCCCTTTGTCGGAGGTGCCCGTGGCCGAGCGCGCACCCCGGCAGCTGGGCCCGTACCGCGTCTGCGTGATGCAGGCCGACCCCGAGCGGCAACTTGCCGCCAGCGCAGACTTCGAGGACACGGTCAACGCGCTCGCCGAAACGGCTGTCAATCTCGTCTACAAGCCGCCCGCAGGCAAGCCCATCGACAAGCCCTACAACGTGAAGCAGCCCTTCCTGTGCCACGTCGGCCCCGACGCCGGGTGGCCCGTGCTGCGGCCCTTTCTCGAGGGCACCACGCGCTCGCTCTCGGTGGCGATGTACGACTTCAACGCCGACCACATCGCGCAGGTCTTCATCGACCTCGTGCGCGACGGCGGCATTCAAGCCTCGCTGAGCTGGGATGACGGCATGACGAAAGAAGAACAGGTCATCCGCAAGAAGCTGCGCACACTGCAACAGGAGGCCGACCTGACGGCCTGGCTCGTGCAGTGCGGCAAGGGCCGCCGCTTCGCCAGCGCGTACCACGAGAAGGTGGCGGTGCGCGACGGCAAGGCCTTCTGGCTCTCCAGCGGCAACTGGAGCAAACGCAGCCAGCCCGACATCGACCCCGTGGCCACGCCCGCGCAGGCCAAGGGCATGTTCAGCAAGGGCAACCGCGAGTGGCATGTGATCTGCAACGACGCCGTGCTTTCGAAGGTCTTCGAGAAGTACATCCGGCACGACCTCGCCGCGTCCGCGAAGGAAGAAGCCGACGGTGCGGCCGATGCGGCGCTGGACGTAGCGCAAAAACTCACGCTGCCCGATCTGTTCGTTCCGCTCGACCACCTGCTGGAACAGGCCGTGGCCTTCGCCGGGCCTGTCGTGCCGGTCGAACCGGCACGGCTGCCGTCGGTGAAAACCACGGTCAAGGTCCAGCCCGTGCTCACGCCGGACAACTACCTGCCGCACATCAACGCGCTCATCGACAGCGCGCAGACCTCGCTGTACCTGCAGCTCGCCTACATGACCTGGAGCGATGCGGACAAGGACGCCGACTTTCGAGCGCTGCTGCACAAGATCGCTCAGCGCAGCACCGAGCCTGACCTCGACCTGCGCATCATCCTGGGCAGCACCAGCGCGGCCGAGAACATCCGCAAGCTGGTCGAGGCGGGCTGCAACCAGGAGGTGTTCCGCGTCCAGGGCAGCATCCACAACAAGGGAATCATCGTGGACGGCCAGACGGTGCTCGTGAGCAGCACCAACTGGTCGGGCGACGGCGTGCTGCGCAACCGCGACGCCGGCCTGATCATCCACAACGAGGACGTGGCGCAGTACTACCAGCAGGTCTTTCTCGACGACTGGGACTCGCGCGCCAGAAGCCGCGTCGACGACGACCCGCCGGTGACGCTGGCCTCAGCCGATGCGCCCACGCCGCCGGGCATGGTGCGGATGTCGTGGGGGGACTATCACGGTTGAGGCGGCAAGGCGCCCGGCATGGCCTCGATGAAATCCACCGAGTGCAGCACCCGCCGCAGCTCCGGATCGTCCGAGGCCTGCCACGCCGGCAGCTGCGCCAGGAAGTGCGCAATGAAACGCGCCGCCGCGTGCGACGGCGCCTCCTGCGCGCGGCGCACGATGCCCACGACGTTGCTGTGGAAGCGCTCGCGCAGTTGCAGCGTCACGAGCGCGTGGCGCAGGCTGTCGGTTTCCACCAGCGGCCAGGGGCAGAAGGTGAGCATGTCGGTCTTGCGCACAAGGCCCAGCATCATCGAGGGCGAGTGGGCCAGCTGGATGCGCTGCACGGGCGCGGCCAGGCCGTGCTGGCGGAACAGGTTGTCGAGAAAGCTCGCGCCCTCGCCCGGCGTGAAGTTGAGCACCCAGTCGTCCTGCAGCAGCTCGGCCATCGACTGCGCGTCGGCCCGCGGATGGCCGCGGCGCGCCACCACCGTCATGTCGTAGCGAAACAGCGGCTGCGCCTGCAGCCCCTGCATGGCCTCGTCAGGGCCGATGCGGCCGATCAGCAGGTCGAGGCTGCCTTCGCGCAGCCGCGCATAGCTGAGCGCCGACAGGCCGTCGAACATCTCGAGCTGCACATGCGGCAGCTCTGCGCGGAACAGCGACACCACGCGCGGCAGCAGGGTCTGCGTGACCCAGGGCGTGATGGCCACGGTCAGGCGCTGCTGCGCGCCGGTGTCGCGGTGGCGTGAGAGCGTGTCTTCCGCCTGGCGCAGTTGCGCGAGCACGCGCTGGGCATGCTCCAGCAGTTCCTGGCCGGCCGGCGTGAACGCGATGCCGCCGCCGTGGCGCGTGAACAGCGCGACCTGCGCATGCGCCTCCAGCTCGCGCAGGCCCTGCGTGACCGTGGCCTGGGTGACGCCCAGCGCCCGCGCGGCGGCGCGGATGCTGCCCTCGGAGGCGACGGCGGCGAGATAGCGGAGCTGGTGCAGCTTCATGGCGGTCGATTATCCGCAGCCCTCCGCAGCGACAGGCGCAGCCCGCCTCCGCATGGCGGCGCCTGTCTGTCGCCGCAGGCACGCAGTTCCTAGACTCGCCGCAAGACAGCAACAAGACAGATTCCCCATGACGACCTACACCGTCGACAACGCCGCCGCCCTCGAGAACGTGCTGCCCGCCGTGCGCGAGGTCGCGCCCGAAATGGTCGGCCTGCGCCACCAGATCCACGCCCACCCCGAGCTGGCCTACGAAGAGCACGTGACCAGCGAGCTGGTGGCCACGCGCCTGGCCGAATGGGGCTACGAGGTGCACCGCGGCCTGGCCGGCACCGGCGTGGTCGGCACGCTGAAGTGCGGCACCGGCACGCGCCGCCTGGGCCTGCGCGCCGACATGGACGCGCTGCCGATTCAAGAGGCGACCGGCCTCCCCTACGCCAGCCAGGTGCCGGGCAAGATGCACGCCTGCGGCCACGACGGCCACACGAGCATCCTGCTGGCCGCCGCGCGCGTCATCGCGCAGGAGCGCAGCTTCGACGGCACCCTGCACCTGATCTTCCAGCCGGCAGAGGAAGGCCTGGGCGGCGGGCGCCGCATGGTCGAGGAAGGCCTGTTCGACCGCTTTCCCTGCGACGCCATCTTTGCGCTGCACAACATGCCCGGCTTTCCAGCGGGCAAGTTCGGCTTCAAGGAAGGCTCGTTCATGGCCTCGTCCGATTCGGTCACGATCACGGTGAACGGCCGTGGCGGGCACGGCTCGGCGCCGCACCTGTCGGCCGACCCGGTGGTGGCTGCGGCGCACATCGTCGTGGCGCTGCAGACCATCGTGTCGCGCAACGTCGACCCGCGCGAGATGGCGGTGGTGTCGGTGGGCGCGATCCACGGCGGCGACGCGCCCAACGTGATTGCCGACAGCGTGCAGATGCGCCTCACGGTGCGCGCCTACCGCCCGGAGATCCGCGCCATGCTGCGCGAGCGCATCACCGAGCTGGCGCAGGCGCAGGCCGCCACGCTCGGCGTGAAGGCCGAGGTGGACTACCACTGGCGCTACCCCGCGCTGGTCAACGACGAAGCATCCACGCGCTTCGCACGGCAGGTCGCGCTCGACTGGCTGGGCGACGACGGCCTGCTGCCGCCGCTGGCGCCGCTCACGGGCAGCGAAGACTTCTCATTCATGCTGGAGCGCTGCCCGGGCAGTTACCTGATCGTGGGCAACGGCGAAGGCGAGCACCACCGCACCGGCGGCTGCATGGTCCACAACCCCGGCTACGACTTCAACGACGCGATCCTGCCGATCGCGGCCAGCTACTGGGTGCAGCTGGTGCGGCGCTTCCTGAGCGCGAACGCCTGAGCAGGCCTTCTCTTTTTCCACTTTCCCGTACTGGAACCGCGATGACCCGTCTTCCTTCCTCCGTTTCGCGCCGCGTGGCCTTGAATGCGCTCGGCGCCGCCGCCCTCTGCGCCGCCGCACCCGCGTTCGCGCAGGGTGCCTACCCGGCCAAGCCGGTCAAGCTGCTGGTCGGCTACGCGCCGGGCGGCTCGGTCGACATGGCCGCGCGCGTGGCGGCGGACATTCTGTCGGCCAGGCTCGGCGCGACCGTGGTGGTCGAGAACGTGACCGGCGCCGCAGGCGTGGTCGCGGCGCAGCGCGCGGTGAGCAGTGCGGCCGACGGCTACACGCTGCTGGTCGGCTCCAGCAACGAGATGGCGGCCACCGTGATGGTGAACCCGGCGCAGCGCTACGACCCGGTGAAAGACCTGACCCCGGTCAGCCTGCTCGCCGCCGCGCCCGTGCTGCTGGTGGCGGGGCCGAAGGTGGGCGTGAAGAACCTCGACGAGTTCATCGCGCTGGCCAAGCGCAACCCCGGCAAGTACAGCTACGGCAGCTCGGGCGTGGGCTCGACGCTGCACTTCGTGGGCGAGCAGATCAAGCAGCGCGCGGGCCTGTTCCTCACGCACATTCCCTACCGCGGCACCGCGCCGCTCACGAGCGACCTGGTCGGCGGCACGCTGGACTTCGCGATCGTGTCGCCCACTGCCGCGGCGCCCTTCCTCCAGGGCGGGCGGATCGTGCCGCTGGGTGTTTCGTCGGCCAAGCGCTTTCCCGGTTTGCCGCAGGTGCCGGCGCTCGGCGAGCATCCGCAGCTCAAAGGCTATGAGTTGAGCGGCTGGTTCGCGCTCGCGGGCCCGAAGGACCTGCCCGCGCCCGTCGTGCAAAGCCTGCGCGCAGCGCTGCAGGCCGGCCTGGCCGACCCGGCGATCCGCCGCCGGCTGGAAGAAGGCGGCTCCATTCCCGCCACGGGCAAGGAAGACCTCGGGCAGATCATGCGCGAGGACACGGCGAAGTACGCGACGCTGGTGAAGTTCGCGAACATGCGCGACTGACCTCCGGCTGTTTCAGCGCGCGGGTTCGCCGCCCTGCCGCTCCTCCACCCACCACTTCGATTCCACGGCATTCATCGCACGCGCATTGGCGATCATCTCGTCGATCTGCGCGCGCGTGGCCGGCGAATCGACCATCCAGGCGGTCTGCACGGCATGCGCGGGACCGCCGGCGGCGAGCCGGTACTCCAGACAAAAACGAACCTCATTGCTCATCGGTGATCGAACCCTCTCTCTGCCACCGATTCTGTCCGAATCAAGTGAAACAGAACGCTTCTTCGATGCGTCGCAGCCACAGGAAGCGATGGCGTTTTGAGGCCATTCGTTCACAATGATTGCACCGTTGTTGCAGCGGAAAGGAGTGTGAAATCATGTTCGACTTCTTGTTTCGGCCCACCCACACGGCCTATTTGAAACGTGCCTCGGCGCTGCTCGAAGAGGCCCAGATGGCGCGCATCGAACACCAGGCTGCCGCAGAGCATCACAGCGCCCTCGCCCGCATGTACGCGGAACGTGCACGGCGGCTCGAGAACGAGCTGTACCGGCAACCGCGCGCCGCGGAGCACGGAACCGAAGCGGTCGCGGTGGCGGTGGAAGACCGCCCGCAGCTGTATTCGCTGGATGGCAGCCGCAAGGCGACGACGCATCCGGCCGGCAGCTGACGCCGGCCCGCGCTGCGATCGCTTCGACGTCGCGTCCGGCGACAAGGGCGCGGCTGCGCCGGCGCGGTGATGTAATCCGGCTGTCCGGTCATCACCGCGAGAACCTCATGCGCCTCATTGCTGCCCCGCTGCTCGCCGCCTGCGCGGCCCTGGTCTTCTCCCCTGCCCACGGTCAGGCTGCCGCGCCTTACGACGGCCCGCTGTTCGACACCCACCTGCACTACAACCAGGAAGCCTGGGACGGCACCACCGGCCCGTTCCCGCCCACCGAGGCGCTCGCGCGCATGCAGCGCAACCAGGTGAAGGCGATCATCGCGAACTCGCGTCCCAACGCCGGCACGCAGACCCTGGCCGCCGCGCGCGAGACACGCGCCGCCGGCGTCACCGTGGTGCCCTTCGTGCGCCTGTACCGCAACCGCGACGACTACAGCAACTGGTTCCGCGACGAGACCATCTACGAGATGGTGCAGACCGAACTGGCACGCGGCACGGCCAGCGGCCCCTACCGCGGCATCGGCGAATTCCACCTGTACGAGAGCGCCAACGCCAACGGCCCGGTGGCGAAGAAACTGATCGCGCTGGCCGAAGAGAAAAAGCTCGCCGTGCTCGCGCACGTGGACGATGTGGCCGTCGACCTGCTGATGGCGAACGCGCCGTCGAAGGGCCGATCGCTGCGCCTCGTCTGGGCCCACACCGGCATCGGCGGCACGCCGGTCGAGCGCGTGCAGGCCATGCTGGAGCGCTACCCGCTGCTGATGGGCGAACTCTCGTACCGCCCGGGCCTGACCTGCGAAGGCGGGCGCCTGTGCCCCGAATGGCGCGCGCTGATCCTCAAGTACCCGGAGCGCTTCATGGTCGGCTCCGACACCTGGGTCAACCAGCGCTGGAGCGCCTACGACGAGATCATGCGCGGCTACCGCACCTGGCTCGGCGACCTGCCGCCCGCCGTGGCGCAGCGCATCGCCTGGGGCAATGCGGCGGCGCTGTTCGACATGCGCTGAGGCGGACCGGCGCAGGATTTCTCAGGCTTCTTGATTGCGCAGCGCGACCACCTCGCGCAGCCGCTGGTGCGCGGCACCGTCCCACGCCACGGGCTGCTGGTTCTTCGCGCACAGGTAGTGATGCGTGAACACGCCCAGGTACGCGTCCAGCGTCTGCTGCGCCGCGTGCTCGCCTGCGAGGTCCATGCACATCGCGGCCACCTCGCTGGTGCAGAAATGGTCGTCGCGGCCCGAGTTGCGCAGCTTGTACTGCGTGATCTGCTCCGGCTGCAGGCTCAGCACCGGCAGCCCGTCGAGATACGGGCTGCGGCGAAACATCTTGCGTGCCTCGCCCCAGGTGGCGTCGAACAGGATGAACAGCGGGCGTTTCGCGGCGCCGCCATCGGCCCCATCTGGCGACGAAGGCACGACGCCCAGCACCACGCGCTCGGGCGCCGCGTACTGCCCCGGGAACACCACGTAGGGCTGCCATTGCGGGTCATTCAGCAACGCCAGCAGCGCGGGATCGGTCTCGGTGCGGGCCCAGCCGAAGGCGAAGGTGTCGGCCACCACATCGGCCACCAGCCACCCCGTGTTGGTCGGCTTGAGCGGCTCGATGTCGGCCATGAGCAGGCACACGCCCGCGCGCGTGGCCACCGGAGGGCGCACGGCGCACATGCAATGGCTGGGCACCAGGCGGCAGCCCGCACAGCGCTCGCGCTTGAAACCGCCACGGGCGAGAAAAGGCTTCGCGCTGCGCGCGAGGCGGGCGGCGCGAAGGAGGGAGACGGCATGAGGCATGCGGCGATTCTCGGTGGACCGCATGCGCAGCTGAATCGCTAGACCAGCCGCAGGTCCTTCACCGCCGCCCCGCCGAACACCTTCGCCACCTGCGCCGGCGACAGCCCGTACATGCGCTGGAACAGCCCGCCCAGCACCGCCCGGTACTCGTTGAGCACCGGGTAGTCGCGGTTCTGGAACAGCGTGGCCTGCGTCAGCGGCTGCTGTTCGCCCACGACACGCCCGCCCGCCTGCGCAGCCAGGCCGCCGCCGAGCACCCAGTACACGGTGCCGTGACCGTGGTCGGTGCCGCGGTTGCCGTTCTCGCGGAAAGTGCGGCCGAACTCGCTGACCACGACCACCACGGTCTGGCGCCAGGCGGTGTCGCCCATCTCCTGCGCGAAGCCGGCCACGCCGCGGCCGAGTTCTTCAAAACGGTTGGCCAGGTAGCCCTTGGCTGCGCCCTGCCCCACATGGGTGTCCCAGCCGCCGACGTCGACGAAGCCGATGTCGAAGCGATCGCGCATCAACAGCGCCATGCGGCGCGCGACCTGTTCGAAGCCCTTGGGGCTCATGGCGTTGCGGCTGGCGGCCTGCATCTCGGCCTGCATGGCACGCACCACCTCGTCGCGCAGCTGGAAGCCCTCGGCCACGGGCTGTGCGAGCGCGGTGTTGCGGTACATCGACGCAATGATCTGGCTCTGCCGCGCATCAACGCCCGGCCGCGCGACGCCCGCGAGCGCCATGTTGGCGGCCTTGGCATCGTCGCCGCGCAGCACGATGGGCAGCTGGTCGGTGAAGGCGATGGGCGACACGTCGGCCAGCGGGCCGGCG
This window harbors:
- a CDS encoding phospholipase D-like domain-containing protein, yielding MRVLDDAARAAVRSVIAAHQAELTGLPGYVAAEPGFPLVDGRFLREPAVIVLVDRKRPLSEVPVAERAPRQLGPYRVCVMQADPERQLAASADFEDTVNALAETAVNLVYKPPAGKPIDKPYNVKQPFLCHVGPDAGWPVLRPFLEGTTRSLSVAMYDFNADHIAQVFIDLVRDGGIQASLSWDDGMTKEEQVIRKKLRTLQQEADLTAWLVQCGKGRRFASAYHEKVAVRDGKAFWLSSGNWSKRSQPDIDPVATPAQAKGMFSKGNREWHVICNDAVLSKVFEKYIRHDLAASAKEEADGAADAALDVAQKLTLPDLFVPLDHLLEQAVAFAGPVVPVEPARLPSVKTTVKVQPVLTPDNYLPHINALIDSAQTSLYLQLAYMTWSDADKDADFRALLHKIAQRSTEPDLDLRIILGSTSAAENIRKLVEAGCNQEVFRVQGSIHNKGIIVDGQTVLVSSTNWSGDGVLRNRDAGLIIHNEDVAQYYQQVFLDDWDSRARSRVDDDPPVTLASADAPTPPGMVRMSWGDYHG
- a CDS encoding LysR family transcriptional regulator produces the protein MKLHQLRYLAAVASEGSIRAAARALGVTQATVTQGLRELEAHAQVALFTRHGGGIAFTPAGQELLEHAQRVLAQLRQAEDTLSRHRDTGAQQRLTVAITPWVTQTLLPRVVSLFRAELPHVQLEMFDGLSALSYARLREGSLDLLIGRIGPDEAMQGLQAQPLFRYDMTVVARRGHPRADAQSMAELLQDDWVLNFTPGEGASFLDNLFRQHGLAAPVQRIQLAHSPSMMLGLVRKTDMLTFCPWPLVETDSLRHALVTLQLRERFHSNVVGIVRRAQEAPSHAAARFIAHFLAQLPAWQASDDPELRRVLHSVDFIEAMPGALPPQP
- a CDS encoding M20 aminoacylase family protein is translated as MTTYTVDNAAALENVLPAVREVAPEMVGLRHQIHAHPELAYEEHVTSELVATRLAEWGYEVHRGLAGTGVVGTLKCGTGTRRLGLRADMDALPIQEATGLPYASQVPGKMHACGHDGHTSILLAAARVIAQERSFDGTLHLIFQPAEEGLGGGRRMVEEGLFDRFPCDAIFALHNMPGFPAGKFGFKEGSFMASSDSVTITVNGRGGHGSAPHLSADPVVAAAHIVVALQTIVSRNVDPREMAVVSVGAIHGGDAPNVIADSVQMRLTVRAYRPEIRAMLRERITELAQAQAATLGVKAEVDYHWRYPALVNDEASTRFARQVALDWLGDDGLLPPLAPLTGSEDFSFMLERCPGSYLIVGNGEGEHHRTGGCMVHNPGYDFNDAILPIAASYWVQLVRRFLSANA
- a CDS encoding Bug family tripartite tricarboxylate transporter substrate binding protein; this translates as MTRLPSSVSRRVALNALGAAALCAAAPAFAQGAYPAKPVKLLVGYAPGGSVDMAARVAADILSARLGATVVVENVTGAAGVVAAQRAVSSAADGYTLLVGSSNEMAATVMVNPAQRYDPVKDLTPVSLLAAAPVLLVAGPKVGVKNLDEFIALAKRNPGKYSYGSSGVGSTLHFVGEQIKQRAGLFLTHIPYRGTAPLTSDLVGGTLDFAIVSPTAAAPFLQGGRIVPLGVSSAKRFPGLPQVPALGEHPQLKGYELSGWFALAGPKDLPAPVVQSLRAALQAGLADPAIRRRLEEGGSIPATGKEDLGQIMREDTAKYATLVKFANMRD
- a CDS encoding amidohydrolase family protein, giving the protein MRLIAAPLLAACAALVFSPAHGQAAAPYDGPLFDTHLHYNQEAWDGTTGPFPPTEALARMQRNQVKAIIANSRPNAGTQTLAAARETRAAGVTVVPFVRLYRNRDDYSNWFRDETIYEMVQTELARGTASGPYRGIGEFHLYESANANGPVAKKLIALAEEKKLAVLAHVDDVAVDLLMANAPSKGRSLRLVWAHTGIGGTPVERVQAMLERYPLLMGELSYRPGLTCEGGRLCPEWRALILKYPERFMVGSDTWVNQRWSAYDEIMRGYRTWLGDLPPAVAQRIAWGNAAALFDMR
- a CDS encoding tRNA-uridine aminocarboxypropyltransferase, translated to MPHAVSLLRAARLARSAKPFLARGGFKRERCAGCRLVPSHCMCAVRPPVATRAGVCLLMADIEPLKPTNTGWLVADVVADTFAFGWARTETDPALLALLNDPQWQPYVVFPGQYAAPERVVLGVVPSSPDGADGGAAKRPLFILFDATWGEARKMFRRSPYLDGLPVLSLQPEQITQYKLRNSGRDDHFCTSEVAAMCMDLAGEHAAQQTLDAYLGVFTHHYLCAKNQQPVAWDGAAHQRLREVVALRNQEA